In one Alnus glutinosa chromosome 14, dhAlnGlut1.1, whole genome shotgun sequence genomic region, the following are encoded:
- the LOC133858141 gene encoding uncharacterized protein LOC133858141, with protein sequence MEEDTTWEQRLQALTHILTSPTTTPSLHSQFFISTQIPCYLDWEYPPILCTKHPSMFPSLHLRWGFSLFLKRVRRFGLPETSWRSKCPFQQPPPLILANGVEEARWEIEQRKEYVRKRLSRKRLESDVHPLIPILIPNLLLFGLLLWDPFLD encoded by the coding sequence ATGGAAGAAGACACAACATGGGAGCAAAGGCTTCAAGCCTTGACCCACATCCTAACCAGCCCCACAACAACGCCATCTCTCCACTCTCAGTTCTTCATCTCCACCCAAATCCCCTGCTACCTCGACTGGGAATATCCTCCTATCCTCTGTACCAAGCATCCCTCAATGTTCCCTTCTCTTCACCTAAGGTGGggtttctctcttttcctcAAAAGGGTCAGAAGATTTGGGCTCCCTGAGACCTCATGGAGGTCCAAGTGCCCATTCCAACAGCCTCCACCGTTGATTCTTGCAAATGGAGTGGAGGAAGCTCGGTGGGAAATAGAACAAAGGAAAGAGTACGTCAGGAAGAGGCTGAGTAGGAAACGACTAGAAAGTGATGTTCACCCTTTGATTCCTATTTTGATTCCAAATCTTTTGCTGTTTGGTCTTCTGCTTTGGGACCCATTTCTTGATTGA